One segment of Pseudomonas sp. FP2196 DNA contains the following:
- a CDS encoding GFA family protein: MNRLTGGCLCGDIRFEASGQPWRVGLCHCLDCRKHHGTPFHASAIFPESAVTITGEPGDYNGRYFCPRCGSPVFSRSADEIEVNVGSFDEPNQFKPTYELWTVRREKWLPALPLAHHYERDRKGTSRSEG, translated from the coding sequence ATGAACCGACTCACCGGCGGCTGCCTTTGCGGCGACATCCGTTTCGAAGCCTCAGGCCAGCCTTGGCGCGTGGGCCTTTGCCACTGCCTCGATTGCCGCAAACATCATGGGACGCCGTTTCATGCCTCGGCGATATTTCCTGAAAGCGCAGTGACCATCACGGGTGAACCCGGCGACTACAACGGGCGTTATTTCTGCCCACGCTGTGGCTCGCCTGTGTTCTCGCGCTCGGCGGATGAAATTGAAGTCAACGTGGGCTCGTTCGATGAGCCGAACCAGTTCAAACCCACTTACGAACTCTGGACTGTGCGCCGCGAGAAGTGGTTGCCGGCGCTGCCCCTGGCTCACCACTACGAGCGTGACCGTAAAGGCACAAGCCGCTCCGAAGGTTAA